A single genomic interval of Labrus bergylta chromosome 18, fLabBer1.1, whole genome shotgun sequence harbors:
- the LOC109989722 gene encoding interferon-inducible GTPase 5-like has product MENQSGRQQIDTKIKEALEKNDQHLARAKIQEYLDKEQNVPLNIAVTGETGSGKSSFVNAIRGIDNKDEKAAPTGFVETTMEVTPYPHPNYPKVIFWDLPGIGSTKYPAAKYLKKVGFEKFDFFIIISYDRFRENDVKLAKEIQKMEKKFYFVRSKIDHNISDEKRSQRDFNEERTLTQIRNNCIQGLQDQGLQSPQVFLVSSFHLTLYDFPLLVETLKEELPELQKEAFLLAMPNISLDMIKEKKKAFQAKVKYWATLSAIGAAVPVPGVSVAVDTALLGGVIKQYGFGFGLDIPSLKRMAKYSGVSYEELSKVLKSPLATVNQTPELLLKWLSQLGSLVALMAAEEGSRFIPIIGIPAAMGLSFTSL; this is encoded by the exons ATGGAGAATCAATCTGGTCGTCAACAAATAGATACAAAAATTAAAGAAGCTCTGGAGAAAAATGATCAACACTTAGCTCGTGCAAAGATCCAGGAATATTTGGACAAGGAGCAAAATGTTCCTCTAAATATTGCTGTCACAGGAGAGACTGGCTCTGGTAAATCCTCCTTTGTTAATGCCATTAGAGGTATAGACAACAAGGATGAGAAAGCTGCTCCTACTGGTTTTGTAGAAACCACCATGGAGGTCACACCGTACCCCCATCCAAACTATCCCAAAGTGATATTCTGGGATCTTCCTGGTATCGGCAGCACCAAGTATCCTGCTGCTAAGTACCTGAAGAAGGTTGGATTTGAAAAGTTTgacttcttcatcatcatctcataTGATCGCTTCAGAGAAAATGATGTGAAGCTGGCTAAGGAGATtcaaaagatggagaagaagttCTACTTTGTTCGCTCAAAGATTGACCATAACATAAGTGACGAGAAAAGAAGTCAGAGAGACTTCAATGAAGAAAGGACCCTGACACAAATCAGGAACAACTGCATCCAGG GTCTTCAGGATCAAGGTCTCCAGTCTCCTCAGGTCTTCTTGGTGTCCAGCTTTCACCTGACACTGTATGATTTCCCTCTGTTAGTGGAGACCCTGAAGGAAGAACTTCCTGAACTCCAGAAGGAAGCCTTTCTACTTGCCATGCCCAATATCAGTCTGGACAtgatcaaagaaaagaaaaaggctttcCAAGCCAAAGTCAAATACTGGGCTACTCTATCTGCTATTGGAGCAGCTGTGCCAGTTCCAGGTGTTTCTGTCGCTGTTGATACAGCCTTGCTTGGCGGTGTTATCAAACAATATGGATTTGGGTTTGGTCTTGACATCCCATCACTGAAGAGAATGGCAAAATACTCAGGGGTTTCTTATGAGGAATTGAGTAAAGTCCTCAAGTCACCTCTGGCAACAGTAAATCAAACTCCTGAACTTTTACTGAAGTGGTTGTCTCAATTAGGCAGCTTAGTTGCATTAATGGCAGCAGAGGAGGGGTCCAGATTCATTCCAATAATTGGAATCCCAGCAGCAATGGGCCTCTCTTTTACCTCTCTTTAA
- the LOC109989724 gene encoding interferon-inducible GTPase 5-like has protein sequence MGNPFDSEQVHKEIKEALLKNDQALAVAKINEYFDQQKNVPLNIAITGESGSGKSTFVNAFRGIDNRDEKAAPTGTTETTMEVNPYPHPNHPNVTFWDLPGIGTTKFPADKYMKHVGFEKFDFFIIVSSDRFKENDVRLAKEIQRMEKKFYFVRSKIDNSMRDEERTQRDFNKERSLKKIKDNCIQCLQEQGLKSPQVFLVSSFDLQLYDFHLLEETLERELPEHKRDAFLFAMPNISREIINKKKKALHSKIKYFATLSSAVAGVLIPGLSIAVDIGLLVGVVKQYVYKFGLDIKSLQSLANRAGVPLKELKEATISPLTATQVTPPIVMKVFAQSSNQITLKAVEEGTRFIPVFGIPTAMALSYITTYRGLNTFLDMLAEDAHRVFKKAMGLKPPM, from the exons ATGGGGAATCCATTTGACAGTGAACAAGTACACAAAGAAATTAAAGAAGCTCTCCTAAAAAATGACCAAGCCTTAGCTGTTGCAAAGATCAATGAATATTTCGATCAACAGAAAAATGTTCCACTAAATATTGCTATAACTGGAGAGTCTGGCTCTGGTAAATCCACCTTTGTTAATGCGTTTAGAGGCATAGACAACAGGGATGAGAAAGCTGCTCCTACTGGTACTACAGAAACCACCATGGAGGTTAACCCGTACCCCCATCCCAACCATCCCAATGTGACATTCTGGGATCTTCCTGGTATCGGCACCACAAAGTTTCCAGCTGACAAGTACATGAAGCATGTTGGATTTGAAAAGTTTGACTTCTTCATCATTGTTTCATCCGATCGCTTCAAAGAAAACGATGTGAGGCTGGCTAAAGAGATTCAGAGGATGGAGAAGAAGTTCTACTTTGTTCGCTCAAAGATTGACAATAGCATGCGTGACGAGGAAAGAACTCAGAGAGACTTTAACAAAGAAAGatctctgaaaaaaatcaaggaTAACTGCATTCAAT GTCTTCAGGAACAAGGTCTCAAGTCTCCTCAGGTCTTCCTGGTGTCCAGCTTTGACCTGCAACTGTATGATTTCCATCTGCTAGAGGAGACTCTGGAGCGAGAACTTCCTGAACACAAGAGAGATGCCTTTCTGTTTGCCATGCCCAATATCAGCCGGGAGATcatcaacaaaaagaaaaaggctctTCATTCAAAAATTAAATACTTTGCTactctgtcttcagctgtagcAGGTGTATTAATTCCCGGGCTTTCTATTGCTGTTGATATAGGCTTGCTGGTTGGTGTGGTGAAGCAGTACGTATACAAGTTTGGTCTTGACATCAAGTCGCTGCAGAGCTTAGCGAATAGGGCAGGTGTTCCTTTAAAGGAATTAAAAGAAGCCACAATTTCACCACTAACAGCAACACAAGTAACTCCTCCGATCGTAATGAAGGTGTTTGCCCAGAGTTCCAACCAAATAACGTTAAAGGCAGTAGAGGAAGGGACCAGATTCATTCCAGTCTTTGGAATCCCAACAGCAATGGCCCTGTCTTACATCACAACCTACAGAGGTCTCAACACTTTCCTCGACATGCTTGCTGAAGATGCACATCGGGTATTTAAAAAGGCCATGGGTTTGAAACCCCCAATGTAA
- the LOC109989721 gene encoding interferon-inducible GTPase 5-like, whose product MGNQSGRQQIDTEIKEAPEKNDQDLAGAKMQEYLDKEQNVPLNIAVTGESGSGKSSFVNAIRGIDNKDEKAAPTGCVETTMEVKPYSYPNNPNVTFWDLPGIGSPNFPAAKYLKKVGFEKFDFFFVISADCFRENDLKLAKKIQKMKKKFYFVRSKIDDNIRDEKRSQREFNEERTLTQIRNNCIQGLQDLGLWSPQVFLVSSFHLTLYDFPLLVETLKEDLPELHKEAFLLAMPNISLDMIKEKKKAFKSKVKYFAILSAGVGAVPVLGLSMAVDIVSLAGVVRQYVFGFGLDTKSLKRMANYSGVPYEELKKVIMSPLAAVKVTPELLLVLLAEICSTAGLMAAEEGATLVPILGVLAALYLLDSIVESSVLFPKSLTKDKDCKLTMKSHIHCIGCT is encoded by the exons ATGGGGAATCAATCTGGTCGTCAACAGATAGATACAGAAATTAAAGAAGCTCCAGAGAAAAATGATCAAGACTTAGCTGGTGCAAAGATGCAGGAGTATTTGGACAAGGAGCAAAATGTTCCTCTAAATATTGCTGTCACAGGAGAGTCTGGCTCTGGTAAATCCTCCTTTGTTAATGCCATTAGAGGTATAGACAACAAGGATGAGAAAGCTGCTCCTACTGGTTGTGTAGAAACCACCATGGAGGTCAAACCGTACTCCTATCCAAACAATCCCAATGTGACATTCTGGGATCTTCCTGGTATCGGCAGCCCCAATTTTCCTGCTGCTAAGTACCTGAAGAAGGTTGGATTTGAAAAGTTTGACTTCTTCTTCGTCATCTCAGCTGATTGCTTCAGAGAAAATGATCTGAAACTGGCTAAGAAGAttcaaaaaatgaagaagaagttCTACTTTGTTCGCTCAAAGATTGATGATAACATACGTGATGAGAAAAGAAGTCAGAGAGAGTTCAATGAAGAAAGGACCCTGACACAAATCAGGAACAACTGCATCCAGG GTCTTCAGGATCTAGGTCTCTGGTCTCCTCAGGTCTTCTTGGTGTCCAGCTTTCACCTGACACTGTATGATTTCCCTCTGTTAGTGGAGACCCTGAAGGAAGACCTTCCTGAACTCCATAAGGAAGCCTTTCTACTTGCCATGCCCAATATCAGTCTGGACAtgatcaaagaaaagaaaaaggctttcAAATCCAAAGTCAAATACTTTGCTATTCTATCTGCAGGTGTAGGAGCTGTACCAGTTCTGGGGCTTTCTATGGCTGTTGATATTGTCTCTCTAGCTGGCGTTGTTAGACAGTATGTATTTGGGTTTGGTCTTGACACCAAGTCACTGAAGAGAATGGCAAACTACTCGGGTGTTCCTTATGAGGAATTGAAGAAAGTCATCATGTCACCTCTGGCAGCAGTCAAAGTAACTCCTGAACTTTTATTGGTGTTGTTGGCTGAAATTTGCAGCACAGCTGGTTTAATGGCAGCAGAGGAGGGGGCCACACTCGTTCCAATACTTGGAGTCCTAGCAGCATTATATCTGTTGGACAGCATTGTTGAATCATCTGTGTTATTTCCTAAAAGCCTAACCAAGGACAAGGACTGCAAATTAACCATGAAGTCCCATATACATTGCATTGGTTGCACTTAG